The following are encoded in a window of bacterium genomic DNA:
- the secF gene encoding protein translocase subunit SecF has translation MINIFKNTKYDFIGKRKFAYILSLAIIIPGIVSFIVKGGPKYGIDFTGGSLVRLHFEQPIPISDLRAKLSQMGFKEAVIQEEKGTKYDYLIRTYPKEGIGNEICKLFTPSPTVVQEDLVGPAISENFRQKAIWVVLLCWACMLIYIWIRFQFRWGVCAVISIVHDLILTAGLLSILNKEFTASILAALLTIIGYSINDSIVISDRIRENKRLLRKVSLTDLVNTSVNETLSRTVITGLSTMFVLVILFFFGGPVIHDFAFTMLIGIVVGTYSSVYVVSALVVDWDLWSSKKKIAAKNSK, from the coding sequence ATGATAAATATATTTAAGAATACGAAATATGATTTTATCGGGAAAAGAAAATTTGCGTATATTCTTTCATTGGCAATAATTATCCCGGGTATAGTATCTTTTATAGTAAAAGGCGGTCCTAAGTACGGTATAGATTTTACCGGTGGTTCACTTGTAAGGTTACATTTTGAACAACCTATCCCAATAAGTGATTTAAGAGCAAAGTTATCCCAGATGGGATTTAAGGAAGCTGTTATACAGGAAGAAAAGGGAACCAAATATGATTATTTAATAAGAACATATCCGAAAGAAGGTATAGGAAATGAAATATGCAAGCTCTTTACTCCATCGCCGACCGTGGTTCAAGAAGACCTTGTTGGTCCTGCAATTTCAGAAAATTTCAGACAAAAAGCTATCTGGGTTGTCTTATTGTGCTGGGCGTGTATGCTTATATATATATGGATAAGATTCCAGTTTAGATGGGGTGTATGCGCAGTTATATCCATTGTTCATGACTTAATTCTTACCGCGGGTTTATTATCTATTTTAAATAAAGAATTTACTGCAAGCATATTAGCAGCATTGCTAACGATAATAGGTTATTCCATAAATGACTCTATAGTAATATCCGACAGAATAAGAGAGAACAAGAGGCTACTCAGAAAAGTTTCTCTTACGGACCTCGTAAATACTTCAGTAAACGAAACATTGTCAAGAACAGTAATTACGGGATTATCCACAATGTTTGTCTTGGTCATTCTTTTCTTTTTCGGCGGGCCTGTAATTCATGATTTTGCGTTTACAATGCTTATAGGTATCGTTGTCGGGACGTATTCTTCCGTTTATGTAGTTTCTGCTCTTGTAGTTGATTGGGACTTATGGTCTTCTAAAAAGAAAATTGCCGCCAAAAACTCCAAGTAA
- the secD gene encoding protein translocase subunit SecD — protein sequence MKAQIQAKTIFILLATILAAWQLSYTVRFFKLTPEQEENMTEKQLKTLHTKAIKLGLDLQGGVHLVLKGKDKELSNDETQGALGVLRNRIDQFGVSEPQIAKQGSNRISVDLPGVVDVQRAKEIIGKTAQLEFRLVEKPEFTMEIIKKIDEYVYKYYKGAVKDTSSLALKDTSVINSIFKDSASDSFEVLENPVLSLMGNGYITDTDIPELKKYLSTPGVSELIPSDDEFLWSKIEEVEYEKRAELLLVKKEACLKGDAIVDAQPGIGTNKNSAGARTDLTMTGKAKKEWARITGANVNRRIAIVMDEVVQSAPVVIERIGGGKSQIDMGTSPFKEAQDLALIIRAGKLPAPLEIVEERTVGPALGKDSIRAGMKSMLISSLVVVLFMLFYYKGCGLLADFALFFNIFYLLAILSAFKATLTMPGLAGIALTVGMGVDANILIYERIKEEMRAGKTVRAAIDAGYARAFSAIFDSNVTTLIAAIVLYYFGIGPVKGFGITLAIGVIANLFTAIVITKVVLDVITLKGAKRLSI from the coding sequence ATGAAAGCGCAAATTCAAGCGAAAACGATTTTTATTTTACTTGCCACGATACTTGCGGCATGGCAACTCTCTTATACCGTAAGGTTTTTTAAGCTTACTCCCGAGCAGGAAGAGAATATGACGGAGAAGCAGCTTAAAACTCTTCACACTAAGGCGATAAAGCTTGGATTGGATTTGCAGGGTGGAGTTCATTTAGTTTTAAAGGGAAAAGATAAAGAATTATCTAATGATGAAACTCAAGGGGCTCTTGGGGTTTTAAGAAACAGAATCGACCAGTTTGGCGTATCCGAACCGCAGATTGCAAAGCAGGGATCAAACCGTATAAGCGTTGATTTGCCAGGTGTTGTAGACGTGCAAAGGGCAAAAGAGATTATAGGAAAGACTGCCCAGTTAGAATTCAGGCTTGTAGAGAAGCCGGAATTCACAATGGAAATCATAAAGAAGATAGATGAGTATGTATATAAATACTATAAAGGTGCGGTAAAAGACACTTCAAGTTTAGCTTTAAAAGATACTTCAGTCATTAATAGTATATTCAAAGACAGCGCAAGCGACAGTTTTGAAGTACTCGAGAATCCCGTTCTTTCTTTGATGGGGAATGGTTACATAACGGATACGGATATTCCGGAACTTAAGAAATATCTTAGTACGCCCGGGGTGTCGGAACTTATACCTTCGGACGACGAATTTTTATGGAGTAAGATAGAAGAAGTTGAATATGAAAAACGTGCAGAGCTTTTACTTGTAAAGAAAGAAGCCTGTCTCAAGGGAGATGCGATCGTTGATGCGCAACCCGGGATAGGGACCAACAAGAATTCTGCGGGAGCAAGGACGGATTTAACGATGACAGGAAAAGCAAAAAAAGAATGGGCGCGAATAACAGGCGCAAACGTAAATCGTCGTATTGCAATTGTTATGGATGAGGTTGTGCAATCTGCCCCGGTAGTAATAGAGAGAATTGGTGGTGGAAAATCCCAGATAGATATGGGAACGTCTCCATTTAAAGAAGCACAAGACCTTGCGCTTATAATCCGCGCAGGAAAATTACCGGCTCCTCTTGAAATTGTTGAAGAGAGAACGGTAGGTCCGGCGCTTGGGAAAGATTCCATAAGAGCAGGAATGAAATCTATGCTTATCAGTTCACTCGTAGTCGTGTTATTTATGCTTTTCTATTATAAAGGTTGTGGTTTATTGGCGGATTTTGCATTATTCTTTAACATATTCTACTTGCTTGCAATATTATCTGCGTTCAAGGCAACACTTACTATGCCGGGTCTTGCGGGTATTGCATTAACGGTAGGAATGGGTGTGGATGCAAATATCCTTATATACGAACGTATAAAAGAAGAAATGAGAGCAGGTAAAACGGTGAGGGCTGCAATTGATGCAGGATATGCAAGAGCTTTCAGCGCAATATTTGACTCTAACGTTACTACCTTAATTGCAGCGATTGTACTTTATTACTTTGGTATAGGTCCGGTGAAAGGATTTGGTATTACACTAGCAATAGGAGTTATTGCCAACTTATTTACTGCAATCGTAATAACAAAAGTAGTACTTGATGTCATAACATTAAAAGGGGCAAAAAGGCTTTCGATATGA
- a CDS encoding cupin domain-containing protein, which translates to MFIKELKKCKEIISGDNAILRELLNPLKETLKLRYSLAHAKVKPGEITRPHKLKSSEIYYIIEGSGEMYINNEKKKVSKEQLIYIPPNSIQKIKNIGKKNLIFLCIVDPAWKQQDEEVV; encoded by the coding sequence ATGTTTATAAAGGAACTGAAAAAATGTAAAGAAATAATTTCCGGTGATAATGCCATTTTAAGAGAGTTGCTAAACCCACTTAAAGAAACACTTAAACTCCGGTACAGCCTTGCCCACGCAAAAGTCAAGCCCGGCGAAATTACCCGCCCGCATAAATTAAAAAGCTCCGAAATATACTATATTATAGAAGGCTCAGGTGAAATGTATATTAATAATGAAAAAAAGAAAGTCTCCAAAGAACAACTAATTTACATTCCTCCAAACTCAATCCAGAAAATAAAAAACATCGGCAAAAAAAACTTGATTTTCTTATGCATCGTTGACCCCGCATGGAAACAGCAAGACGAAGAGGTTGTATAA
- a CDS encoding ATP-dependent helicase, which produces METARRRGCIKMPSPEAKNIDYENELNPQQYNAVTAEDGPSLVLAGAGSGKTRVLTYRAAYLLEQRVVPPYQMILLTFTQRAAAEMLNRVNSLLGAESKEIWGGTFHHIGNRFLRKYARYINYLSNFTIIDREDCKTLTTECIKELSIDIKSTKFPKADILIEILSLAQNCLIPVEQVIKDRYPFLKNNMQEISSVLELYDAKKKKQNIMDFDDLLTYWNKLLDIPEVKSSITNKFKYILVDEYQDTNKLQLDIIYKMNSTHKNIMVVGDEVQSIYSFRGAEYRNIIDFTTKYPDAKVFKLETNYRSSPQVLSFANEIVKNTEDVFKKRLISTKKDGDRPMIVSTEDSYQQAEFVCQQIFEFLNKGIKLKQIAILYRAHFQSMELEMNLLKCKMPYIIRSGVRFFERAHIKDVISHLKFIANPTDELAFKRIVKLLDGIGESNAQKIWKKISETNNECVKDAPFIPKKSLTSWNSFCQLLETLKENDRPADMIDKITDAGYIEYLHYTYTDYQDRENDIKQLAQHALQYESTDDFLSEILLKEPATNEEIDIPKHKEEANALTLSTVHRAKGLEWDVVFIISMSDGLFPISKAYENDEQYEEERRLFYVATTRAKMHLILTYPMTTTRNYMITNVLQPSPFLQELNKTVYQKFSLPKRESKYGYNPDSYY; this is translated from the coding sequence ATGGAAACAGCAAGACGAAGAGGTTGTATAAAAATGCCCTCCCCTGAAGCCAAAAATATAGATTACGAAAACGAACTAAATCCCCAGCAATACAATGCCGTCACCGCGGAAGACGGTCCTTCACTCGTACTCGCCGGCGCAGGTAGCGGTAAAACACGCGTCCTTACTTATAGAGCTGCTTATTTGTTGGAACAAAGAGTAGTTCCCCCTTATCAAATGATTCTTCTTACTTTCACCCAGAGAGCCGCCGCAGAAATGTTAAACAGGGTTAACTCATTATTAGGAGCGGAATCTAAAGAAATATGGGGTGGAACTTTCCATCACATAGGAAACAGGTTTCTAAGAAAATACGCGCGATACATTAATTATCTATCCAATTTTACCATAATTGACAGGGAAGACTGCAAAACCCTCACAACAGAATGTATCAAAGAACTTTCCATAGACATAAAATCAACAAAATTCCCCAAGGCAGATATATTAATTGAAATCCTGTCTTTAGCCCAGAACTGCTTAATCCCGGTCGAACAGGTTATAAAAGACAGGTATCCCTTCCTGAAAAATAATATGCAAGAAATATCTTCCGTACTCGAACTTTACGACGCCAAAAAGAAAAAACAAAATATAATGGACTTTGATGACTTGCTTACTTACTGGAATAAATTATTGGATATACCCGAAGTTAAATCCTCTATAACGAATAAATTTAAATATATTCTCGTAGATGAATACCAGGATACTAATAAACTACAGCTGGATATAATATATAAAATGAATTCCACTCATAAAAACATTATGGTAGTCGGTGATGAAGTCCAGAGTATATACTCTTTCAGAGGCGCAGAATACAGAAATATAATAGACTTTACTACAAAATACCCTGACGCAAAAGTATTTAAACTTGAAACTAATTACCGCAGCAGCCCGCAAGTCCTGTCTTTTGCAAATGAAATAGTTAAAAACACCGAAGACGTATTCAAAAAAAGACTCATAAGCACAAAAAAAGACGGCGACCGCCCAATGATAGTGTCCACCGAAGACTCCTACCAACAGGCAGAATTCGTATGCCAGCAAATATTCGAATTCCTGAATAAAGGCATAAAATTAAAACAAATAGCCATATTATACAGAGCGCACTTTCAATCAATGGAACTTGAAATGAACCTGCTGAAATGTAAAATGCCTTATATTATAAGGTCCGGGGTAAGATTCTTTGAAAGAGCGCACATAAAAGATGTTATATCTCACCTGAAGTTCATCGCTAATCCTACTGACGAACTGGCATTCAAAAGAATAGTGAAACTGCTTGATGGAATCGGGGAATCCAATGCCCAAAAAATCTGGAAAAAAATATCCGAAACAAATAACGAGTGTGTTAAAGATGCCCCATTTATACCTAAGAAATCCTTAACTAGTTGGAACTCTTTCTGCCAGCTATTAGAAACGTTAAAAGAAAACGACAGACCCGCCGATATGATAGATAAAATAACCGATGCAGGATACATAGAATACTTGCATTACACTTATACGGACTACCAGGACAGGGAAAATGACATAAAACAACTTGCCCAACACGCCCTTCAATATGAATCCACTGACGATTTTCTTTCCGAAATATTATTAAAAGAACCCGCAACAAATGAAGAGATCGATATTCCAAAACATAAAGAAGAAGCAAATGCACTCACTCTGAGCACCGTTCACAGGGCAAAAGGACTTGAATGGGACGTTGTCTTTATTATATCAATGTCCGATGGACTTTTCCCCATATCAAAAGCTTATGAAAATGATGAACAATATGAAGAAGAAAGACGTTTATTTTATGTCGCCACGACAAGAGCTAAAATGCACCTTATCCTGACTTACCCGATGACAACGACAAGAAATTATATGATTACTAACGTTCTCCAGCCTTCCCCATTTTTACAGGAATTAAATAAAACCGTATACCAAAAATTTTCTCTGCCAAAAAGAGAATCGAAATACGGCTATAACCCCGATTCTTATTATTAA
- a CDS encoding methylated-DNA--[protein]-cysteine S-methyltransferase: MEREDYCLAFNTLYGWLTIYATDKGIKEIKFGKQCVKNSDKEKSPVLYKLKEDILTYLDGNKKRKSFEYSLDVKFSNFQLKLFKALKKNVSYGETISYKELANRIKSSPRACGQALGSNPLPIIIPCHRVIQKNGELGGFGGGIKWKKALIDLERV; encoded by the coding sequence ATGGAGAGAGAAGATTATTGTTTGGCATTTAATACCCTTTATGGATGGTTGACGATATATGCTACGGATAAAGGGATTAAAGAAATAAAATTCGGTAAGCAGTGTGTTAAAAACTCTGATAAAGAAAAATCTCCTGTATTGTATAAATTAAAAGAAGACATATTGACTTATCTTGATGGAAATAAAAAACGAAAAAGTTTTGAGTATTCGCTTGATGTGAAATTTAGTAATTTTCAGTTAAAATTATTTAAGGCATTAAAAAAGAATGTTTCTTATGGCGAAACGATTAGTTACAAGGAATTAGCGAATAGGATAAAAAGTTCTCCCCGCGCCTGTGGACAGGCGCTTGGCTCAAATCCACTGCCGATAATAATTCCCTGCCATCGTGTAATACAGAAAAACGGTGAATTAGGTGGTTTTGGCGGCGGGATTAAATGGAAAAAAGCGTTGATTGATCTGGAAAGGGTTTAG
- the uvrC gene encoding excinuclease ABC subunit UvrC gives MDYRLIGIIPTKLTKQIVSKLVLDKIPDKSGVYLMKDGEGKIIYVGKAKCLKNRVQSYFSVTADYKSSIIASKVKDIDYVITNSEIEALILEANLIKLHLPRYNIRLKDDKKYPYIKITINEEFPRVFSTRDVRDRSAVYFGPYTDVKSMKRAIKYVRNIFPVRSCKGKFPTRSCLNYHLGKCSAPCEGKITKEEYMEFVNNIMAFLSGKSDELELKLKSGIDRLSKELKFEEAGKTRDRLKNLQSITNKQRVVFDDNINMDVFGLESVEHYGCIVLIIIRNGKIVGTEHYMLHIPINTLQGEIIRAFILQYYKNAPFLPSKILTEDIEEKENLESWLKVKIVFPGTDELKDLIKFAKQNASFWLTTGRTEKLPGSIVELQKVLKLSKLPVKIEAFDISNLGDKYAVGSSVAFQNGRKSVSGYRRYRIKTVKGVDDVGMMKEIVSRRIKHGKLPDLILVDGGTGQTRAARECVPEDIPVFGLAKKFEQIHTPEGKIISLPKGSISLRLLQQIRNEAHRFAISYHKKIRDKIVKI, from the coding sequence ATGGATTATAGGCTTATTGGTATAATACCAACTAAGCTAACTAAGCAGATTGTTAGCAAGTTGGTATTAGATAAAATTCCTGACAAGAGCGGTGTTTATTTAATGAAGGATGGGGAAGGTAAGATTATATATGTTGGCAAGGCGAAGTGTTTGAAGAACCGTGTCCAATCGTATTTTAGCGTTACTGCGGATTACAAATCAAGTATAATCGCATCTAAAGTTAAGGATATAGATTACGTCATTACAAACTCGGAGATAGAGGCATTAATACTTGAGGCAAACCTTATAAAACTTCATTTGCCAAGATATAACATCAGGCTGAAGGACGACAAAAAATATCCATACATAAAGATAACTATCAATGAAGAGTTCCCGCGTGTTTTTTCAACGAGAGACGTAAGAGACAGAAGCGCCGTATATTTTGGGCCTTATACCGACGTAAAAAGTATGAAACGCGCAATAAAATATGTGAGAAATATATTTCCTGTGCGTAGTTGCAAGGGAAAGTTCCCAACCCGTTCCTGTCTTAATTATCATCTTGGAAAATGTTCTGCTCCGTGTGAGGGGAAAATCACTAAAGAAGAATATATGGAGTTTGTGAATAATATAATGGCTTTTTTGTCAGGCAAGTCGGATGAGTTAGAACTAAAGCTTAAATCCGGCATAGATAGGCTTTCGAAAGAATTGAAATTTGAGGAAGCCGGAAAAACAAGAGACAGGTTGAAAAACTTACAATCCATTACAAATAAGCAAAGAGTGGTTTTTGACGATAATATAAATATGGATGTATTTGGGTTGGAAAGTGTAGAACATTATGGATGTATTGTTCTTATAATTATCCGTAACGGTAAAATAGTGGGAACGGAACATTATATGTTACATATCCCTATAAATACCCTACAAGGAGAAATAATAAGGGCATTTATTTTGCAGTATTACAAAAATGCGCCATTCCTGCCTTCTAAAATATTAACGGAGGATATAGAAGAAAAGGAGAATTTGGAAAGTTGGTTAAAGGTAAAAATTGTATTCCCGGGTACGGATGAACTAAAAGACTTAATAAAATTTGCGAAGCAGAATGCGAGTTTTTGGCTGACTACGGGTAGGACGGAAAAACTTCCGGGATCAATTGTGGAATTACAGAAGGTGTTGAAATTAAGTAAATTACCCGTAAAAATAGAAGCCTTTGATATTTCCAATTTAGGGGATAAATATGCGGTCGGGTCGTCGGTTGCGTTTCAAAACGGGAGAAAATCGGTTTCGGGATATAGGAGATACAGGATAAAAACCGTAAAAGGAGTAGATGATGTCGGTATGATGAAGGAAATTGTTTCCCGTAGAATAAAGCACGGAAAGTTACCCGACCTTATATTAGTTGACGGGGGAACGGGTCAAACCCGCGCAGCAAGAGAATGTGTGCCTGAGGATATTCCTGTTTTTGGTTTGGCAAAAAAGTTTGAACAAATACATACGCCGGAAGGAAAAATAATATCTCTTCCGAAAGGGTCTATTTCACTCAGGTTGCTTCAACAAATAAGAAACGAAGCGCATAGATTTGCGATATCGTATCATAAGAAAATAAGAGACAAGATTGTAAAAATTTGA